In Hyalangium gracile, the sequence CGGGCGAAGGCCAGCCCCCTCATGACTATCTCCAAAGACTTCGCGGACACTCCACTAGGAGCTTGTCGGAGAACCCACCGGGTAGTGCTTCCCCCGTAGGACGTAGTGTGGTTGATAGGAGGGCATGAGCACCGGCTCGACGAAGGCGCCCGAACAGGGGGCACTGCTGGAGGTGGAAGCCATTGAGAAGCCCGAGAGGCCGGAGCAGCCGACGGAGGCGAGCGGGCGCTATGTGTCCCCGCGACCGTTCCGGCCGTGGCAGCCGGAGCAGGGGCAGTTGCTGCCGCAGTACACGCGCCAGGTGCTGGGAGAGAAGCACCTGGCGTGCTTCTTCGCGGACTTGGCCGAGGTGCTGGACTTCAGCCCCATCCTGAAGGCGTACACGAAGGAGTGCGGGCAGCCGGCCTACCACCCGGTGATGATGACGCTGCTGCTGATGTACGCGTACTCGCGAGGGGTGAGCAGTAGCCGGGAGATAGAGCGGCGGTGCGAGACGGACCTGGGGTTCCGGTACCTGAGCGGCGGAGAGAGGCCGGACCACGACACGCTGTGTGCCTTCCGGGTGAGGCACCTGGAGGCGTTCCGAGCGCTGTTCGTGGATACGCTGCGTGTGGCGCAAGAGGCCGGACTGAAGAAAGTAGGGCACCTGTCGGTGGACGGCACGAAGGTGAAAGCCAACGCCAGCAAGCACAAGGCGATGAGCTACGGGAGGATGCAGGAGTCCATCCAGAAGCTGGACGAGCAGGTGAAGCGGTTGTTGGAGGAGGCCGCGGCGCTGGATGAGCAGGAGCAGGCTCGCTATGGGAAGGGGATCCGAGGCGATGAGCTGCCCGAGGAGCTCACCGACCCTGCGACGCGAGCCGAGAAGCTGAAGCAGGCGCGCAACCGGCTGGAGGCGGACAAGAAGGTGGCGCTGGCGGTGGAGAAGGAGCAGCGCATCGAGAAGATCCGCAGGGCCCAGCAGGAGTTGGAGGAAGAGGCACGCCAGAAGGCTCAAGCCCAAGGGGAGAAGGCGGAGGAGGCGGTGGTGGACCCGAAGGCTCAGCGCAACTTCACCGACCCGGAGTCACGCATCATGCCTCGGGACGGCAGCTTCCAGCAGTCCTACAACGCGCAGGTGGCGGTGGATGCGGACACGCAGTTCATCCTGGCGCAAGAGGTGGGGCAGAGCCCCAACGACGTGAGGCAGTTGGAGCCGATGGTGTCGCAGGTGCAGGCCAACACGGGGCTGGTGCCGGAGCAACTGAGCGCCGACTCGGGCTACTTCTGCCGCGAAGACATCGAGAAGGTGCAGGCGATGGGGGTGGAGCCCTTCGTGGCCGTGGGGCGCGCCAAGCATGGCCAGGAGCCGGAGACGGCACCACGAGGACGTATCCCCAAGGGCCTGAGTTTCAAGGAGCGGATGGGGCGCAAGCTGCGGACGAAGAAGGGAAAGCGAGCGTACGCGCGGCGCAAGGTGACGGCCGAGCCCGTCATCGGCCAGGTCAAGAACGGAGTGCTCAAGCGCTTCTCGCTGCGGGGGCTGTTCAAGGTGCGCGGGGAGTTCTCCCTGGCGTGCGCGGTCCACAACCTCAAGAAGCTGTGTAAGCCACCGGTCCTTCCCAGGTCGCACGAGTGCCCTGGGGGTGATACCCCCTGAGTGGTGATGGAAGCGGGATCGACAAGCCTACAGTTGCT encodes:
- a CDS encoding IS1182 family transposase, which gives rise to MSTGSTKAPEQGALLEVEAIEKPERPEQPTEASGRYVSPRPFRPWQPEQGQLLPQYTRQVLGEKHLACFFADLAEVLDFSPILKAYTKECGQPAYHPVMMTLLLMYAYSRGVSSSREIERRCETDLGFRYLSGGERPDHDTLCAFRVRHLEAFRALFVDTLRVAQEAGLKKVGHLSVDGTKVKANASKHKAMSYGRMQESIQKLDEQVKRLLEEAAALDEQEQARYGKGIRGDELPEELTDPATRAEKLKQARNRLEADKKVALAVEKEQRIEKIRRAQQELEEEARQKAQAQGEKAEEAVVDPKAQRNFTDPESRIMPRDGSFQQSYNAQVAVDADTQFILAQEVGQSPNDVRQLEPMVSQVQANTGLVPEQLSADSGYFCREDIEKVQAMGVEPFVAVGRAKHGQEPETAPRGRIPKGLSFKERMGRKLRTKKGKRAYARRKVTAEPVIGQVKNGVLKRFSLRGLFKVRGEFSLACAVHNLKKLCKPPVLPRSHECPGGDTP